GTTTCACGCCGCGAAAGCGCGCGACGGGATGGACAGCTTACTGTCCTCCCTCAACGCGGGCGAAGACGCCGTCATTGTCGCCGGGCTGGGCGGGGGCACGGGATCCGGTGTGGCGTTAGATCTCGCGCGAGAAGCGGCGGCTGGAGCGAGTATCCACCTGTTGGGACTGCTCCCATCTCGGGATAGCAGCTCGGACGCACTGATCAACGCCTATACGACGCTTTCGGAACTCGAATACTGCTTTCTAACTGATCGATCCCCGTTCGAGAGCGTCGTGCTCGTCGATCCGCCCGGTGATGACTGGAGCGAAACGACGACGGTCGCAGTCAACGCCTTAGTCGGACACGCCAATCTATCACGCGGAGCTCGACGGCTGAACTCCTCCCTCGATGTGGGTCCCCCCAGGCATGCTCCATTTACCGTTGCGACTGCTGGTATCTCACAGTACACGACCCCGTCAATTGCGGAGTCTGAGGCGGTGTTTACTCAATTCCTCGAGGATAGAACCGAGTCTCTCGACCACGAGCTACAGTTCTACGGAGCGCTCGAGGCGGAATTACCGAATTACCTCGATACATACGAGACGGGTGATACCGGCGTGGAAACGGTCTTCGACGAGGGGCAACCGGAGCACCAGAACGTGGTTTTCTCTCGATTACAGGACCTGGAGGTGTTTGACCTGACCGAGCGAATTGAACACGTCCGTTCGCTACTCGAGGATGAGGTGCTCGGATCGGTTGCGACCGGTGCGATCGAAGACTGGCTGCACTGGTTCGATCAACTCGAGAGTAGTGTAACCGCGCCCAAATCTGATCTGTCGCCGTCCGAAGAGCGTCGCAGGAAACTGCGGATCATCTACGACAGGGACCCGGATATCGCGCCGGAGAAGTACGACGACATCACGTCGCAGAAGCTGACGGAATGCTTGAATTCCGAGCTTGCGGCTATCCGAGCGCGCGCTCGCCTGGTCGCAAGCGCACGGCTATTCGAAGCGGACCGCCCTCAAGACCTGCTCCGGGCGATACTCGACCGCGAGCATGGTCCCATCGTGCCGCAGCTGTTCGATGCGCGAGACGAGCTCCGCGACCGACTCGATGAGCTTTCGGACCGAGCTACAACGATCGAGCAAACTCGAGACGAGGTGGCGCATCTCGTCGAAGACGCTTCGCACGACTGGCTAGCAGACGTGCATACCGATCTCGAGTGGGTAGCCGCGTTCGAGAGCAATTATCGCAGGCTGGAAGAGCTACATACCGCGCTAGAGGAAGCGCTCGAACGCTTCGCTCACGATATCACGCAAGCCAGCTCTCCGGAAAACAGCCCGGAGTTGGAATTCACCCAGTTTCGGGAGCTGAACGACTTACGGCGGGAACTGGGTATGGAACCGATAGACGAGACTCGTATTCGGAACAACCTCGAAGCAGTCAGAGCAGCCAGGGAAATATATCTCAGCTCTGAACAGGCACACCTGCTGAAACGGTGGCTACGCGGGGACGAGTTACGCGACCAATATCACGACGCTATCCGGGGGATTCAGGACGACCTGTTCGAAGTCGAACCGAACGAACCGTTCGAAAGCCGATTTCGCTGTCGGTTCGTCGGTGGCTTCGACGCATCTAGGGTTCGAGATAAGTACGAGAAACGCATTGATCGAATCCTCACAGCGCTCGATGAACGTCGCGAAGCGCTTCGGGACGAACTCCTCGACAGGGTTCCCGACGAAGTAAACGGTGTTCGGTGGCCACCCGACGCCGAACGAGTCGGCCCCGAGCTTGAATCGGCGATTCAATCGCTGGAAACGGACTCGGACATCGAATCCGAGATCCGGACGATTGCGGAGCGTCGTCTGCGCGTTCAGTGGGTCGAACCGTTTGACGAGGCGCTCGACGCTACCGACGACCGGCTCGCCGATCTCGAACAGCGGCTCGAATTTCTCCGGGCCGTAGAGGAGATCAATCAAACGCATGCGACCGAGTTCACGCGCCGAGATGAGGATCACTGGGAGCACATCCGTTCGGAACTCGATGCGGTGATGTCGACCGACGATACGGAGATCTTCCGGCAGCTCTCTCCCGGGAGTCCAGAACGTTTCGTACAAGCGTCAGCACTGGCTGATGTCGAACTACGGGACGAAGACCGAGCGGCTCTGGAGGAGGCCCTTGCTGACTCTGTTTTCGCACAGGCCGACCGACTTCCGGTCGTGGAGGAGACGTACCACTCCGAGGGACAGCGAGTCGATCACCGGCGGGTCGAATCGGTATTCCTGAGTTCCGGGTTCGAACCCGGTGGCCCGCTCGACGGGCTAGAACTGTCCGAGGTCGGGGGGCCTCTGCGCCAGCGGTTCGAGGCCGACGGAGACACGTATCGGTCAACTGCTCTCCCCGGTGGCCCTCCGTGGGGCGTATCCGCGATGACTTTTGTCGGTGGCGTCTCGCTGGACGATCTCGAACCGGTCGCCGGTTCGGGAGGGTACAAACAAGCGTACGAGAGAGCCGTCGAGCGGGCGGACCCACCATTACTTCACCACGCGTACGGGTTGGACGGCGACGATACCCGGTTCGTCGAGGAGGGCGACGGGATGGTCGTCGCTCGGCAGTCGTTGCTGGACCTCACTGACGAGCGGGACCTGCAGTTACTACGAGACCCCGATGTTGCCGACTCTCTTCTCGAGGATCACTATCGGTTCACACCGTTCCATAGCAGCGTTACGGCCGGATCTGAACAGTAGAGGGCGCATGTATACGCGGCGACGCTCGCTATCTCTGTTTCGATCGGTGTCTCGCGCCTGCGACCGGTATCGCCGTTTTGAAGTGGTAACCTGATTCTCACACAACTGAATGGATCGGGGACCGTTCCATCGAGGGTGGGAATATCTCTATCAGTGAGTCGAAAACTGTTGGTAAACTACGAAGACACCCGACGGTGACACCATCGATCCGGCGTTTACAATGACCGCACAGGAAAGCCAGAGCGGGGAACTGATACCCCACAGGAGGCGCGAGGATTTCGATTACGCGGTCCCGGAGAGCGTGCCGCCGTTTCACGACACGGGTCAGTTGC
Above is a genomic segment from Halosimplex halophilum containing:
- a CDS encoding tubulin-like doman-containing protein, encoding MAVQDEFIDFPDVVVGIGGAGKSVVYDALNTDWILEAGLDDQQGSGLFDAYVLDTDRSQRSTDLDQIDEISRRIEETAQALGQGGVSHRLEYLDLADAADAVANTDLLRQDQIAQQVIDSSGLSTWWLTADDTEWGLESFAHGTIRKRAIAKGLFHAAKARDGMDSLLSSLNAGEDAVIVAGLGGGTGSGVALDLAREAAAGASIHLLGLLPSRDSSSDALINAYTTLSELEYCFLTDRSPFESVVLVDPPGDDWSETTTVAVNALVGHANLSRGARRLNSSLDVGPPRHAPFTVATAGISQYTTPSIAESEAVFTQFLEDRTESLDHELQFYGALEAELPNYLDTYETGDTGVETVFDEGQPEHQNVVFSRLQDLEVFDLTERIEHVRSLLEDEVLGSVATGAIEDWLHWFDQLESSVTAPKSDLSPSEERRRKLRIIYDRDPDIAPEKYDDITSQKLTECLNSELAAIRARARLVASARLFEADRPQDLLRAILDREHGPIVPQLFDARDELRDRLDELSDRATTIEQTRDEVAHLVEDASHDWLADVHTDLEWVAAFESNYRRLEELHTALEEALERFAHDITQASSPENSPELEFTQFRELNDLRRELGMEPIDETRIRNNLEAVRAAREIYLSSEQAHLLKRWLRGDELRDQYHDAIRGIQDDLFEVEPNEPFESRFRCRFVGGFDASRVRDKYEKRIDRILTALDERREALRDELLDRVPDEVNGVRWPPDAERVGPELESAIQSLETDSDIESEIRTIAERRLRVQWVEPFDEALDATDDRLADLEQRLEFLRAVEEINQTHATEFTRRDEDHWEHIRSELDAVMSTDDTEIFRQLSPGSPERFVQASALADVELRDEDRAALEEALADSVFAQADRLPVVEETYHSEGQRVDHRRVESVFLSSGFEPGGPLDGLELSEVGGPLRQRFEADGDTYRSTALPGGPPWGVSAMTFVGGVSLDDLEPVAGSGGYKQAYERAVERADPPLLHHAYGLDGDDTRFVEEGDGMVVARQSLLDLTDERDLQLLRDPDVADSLLEDHYRFTPFHSSVTAGSEQ